The region ACCACCCCCTTGCAGTTCTCCACAAACTGACTGCTCAGGGTGTCCTTCACCGAGCGCACCACACCTGCAACGGGAACCCAAGGGCCAGCTGAGGGCGCGTGAAACAAACCCTGCACAAGGGCTGGCAGTGACAGCATCATGGGGAACGGCTTCAATGGGCTGctaggaagaaatcctttccttcctgtgagggtgggcaggccctggcacagggtatccagagcagctggggctgccccattcctggaagtgtccaaggccaggttggatggggcttgcagcaacctgggctagtggaaggtgtccctgcccatggcagggggtggaactgaaTGAGTTTTAAGGTGTCTttcaaccaaaaccattctagAATTCTAAGATGGGGGCAAAGGGGCTACGAGCCTGTGTTTTCTGCTGTCAGGAGTCTGTGGCTGCTTGGCAGGGGGAAATGACCTGAtgggcacaggaggaggagctggggatgaaATCTCCAGgtaagcagcagctgtgggatgggatgtgTCACCCACCCCAGTTTGGGGCACTACTTCAGGTCTTGCTTGAAAGGAATGAgggatttgtctttacaaacaaactgtgggtctgctggtagataaaactagacactgagagagaaaagaaacaatggtAAGAACCATAAATTCCACAGGAATTCCACTGACTgacaaaagggaaaggaaggggggGTTGAGATGATACATTAGAAGAGGGTCTTAGGTATCAGGTATTTCGGGCAGTCTGCACCTCTCAAGTGCCTCAGCCAAtagggaaagagagagggaaatgcagACGGGAAGTGAgaataaaaaggaggctgcatcctctAGTAATTTGAGAGATCTCATGGGAAATGCCCATGACCTCTCCCTTGGTTCGAATAAAGTTATAGGAcccctctgtctcctttttggacataaacctctggtgtttgtACACGACCCTACCTTCTATGACCGCATAGGGCACGCAGCGTCCGGGCGCCTCCAGCAGCACGGCCCGCAGGTCCCCGTCCAGCCGGACCTTCCGGGCGCCCTGCGGGAGCAAACAGAGGCCGCGGCTCAGCCGGCGAGACCAGGCCGCAGCTCGGGGGCCGGGCACGTACATCCCCCCGTCGCACCCCTCACACCCACCTCGAGCCCGCGGGCCACGCGAGCCTTCTGCCGGTAGATGGAGTAGAGCAGAGCGGTGAGGGCGGTGCTGGCGGTCAAGAGCACGGCCTGTGCGGCCGAGGGCCGCCCGCCGCCCTCCATGGCCGCCGGGCCTGCCGTTACCACGGCAACCGCGTGCCGCGCCGGCGCCTGGCGATGACGTCACGAGCGGCGTTCTGGCCGGCGCAGCGCCGCCATCGAGACGCGCGGTCCGCCAAggccgggcggggcgcgggggcaACACAGAGCATCCCCCCCACAGAGGCTGAGAGTCAGGGGAGGCGGGCCAGATCCCGGCCCCAAGGAGCATTAGGGGGATAAACCCCATCCTTGGGAGTTTGGGGGGGCCGGACAGGTGGCAGCCTCCCCACCCCTTTACCCCCACCTCCACCCTGGGGTCTTGGGTACATCAAACTCCAGCCTCACCAGTATCTGAGGGGGATTAGCCCAAATCCCAGCCATCCCTTAGGATCttggcagctggccccaaatcCTAATGTCCCCGGGTGCAGCAGGGGAGCATCCCCCGTACCCCCCTACCAccttggggctgggggggcaACCCAAATCTCACCTTCTGCTAAGGCTGGGGGGACAGTGGTCAGACCAAAGCCTGTCCCCCCGTGGCTGGAAGGGTTTATCtctccaaatcccagccctACAGCACCTTGGGGAAGGGCTTAcaatccctgcctgggctgtggggcagcagcaccacgTGGCCCCCACTGCGGGGGCTCAGCCTCAGGacgcagcccccagccccaccctgcAGAGTTGCTTCTCCCACCCCTCAAAGGGCTAGGGCAGGGTGGCATGTCCCTGCTGGGGGGCACACAAACCCCCtccacccccacccccaccccgCCATCTCCTTACCATCACTTAttctgggaaagcagcagagggaagaaaaaaatagcaattttttgtaaattattgCTCTTCAGGCCCTTGGTGCTAATTTggagtgtgtgtgggggggtgCTGGTGCAGGCAAGTTGTGCTCTCCAGTGGGGTCCAAAGGGCCAAACCCCCATCACTGCTCCCCCGACGTGGGTGGCACAGCCGCCCCCCCAGctctacatttaaaaaatcaagttgCTATGACTACGCTGAGCAGTTCTCCTCCGCCCTCGGTGCCGCAGGAAAGCACCGTGGACCCGCAGCCCCCCCTCCTTGGCTTGCCTTTCGAGGGGTGAACGCAATATAAACCCCCCAAACCGCCTCAGAGCCGAGCTTAACTCTGTCGTCCACCAGGGTCCGGGCGAGACACAGGCGCCGTCACACCGCAGAAAACACACATTCATTTTATTATTACGGCCGCTGTGGAGGAGGCACGAGAGCAGGTTCAtgtgcggggccggggggggtCCCTGGGGCGCAAACCCACCCCCACCATGGCTCTTCCTGCAAACGGAGCCGCCGTCTGGTCCAGATCGCTCCCCGAGGCGGGTCCAGCACGGGCTCGGGGCGCGGCGAGGGCGCCTCGTGCTCGGCCGGCGCTCAGCacgcggcggcgcggggcccgcGCAGGCTGCACCCCCGCATGTCGCTGGCCAGCCGCAGCACGGCCGCTCGCTCGGGGTCCCCCAAGGGCGTCCCGGCGCCGAaggcctcctcctcctcctcctccaggatGGAGCTGAGCCGAGGGGCGCAGCGGGCCCGCTCGGCCGGCGGGCGGTAGGGACATTTGGCGTTGAGCAGCCTGCGGAGCGGCACCAAGGGCACGATGGCGTcgcccaggagctgctgctggacgTGGCGGAAATCGCTCTGTCTCTTGAGGCGCTTGAACTCGTTGAAGGCGGAGGCCGAGGTCTGGTAGAGGAGCAGGGCCATGGCGCGCGCCTTGTCGGCCTTGGAGACCAGCACGGCGTGGCAGCGCAGCACCACCGCCTTGTTCTTCACCTGGTGCCGGTACACCCAGGCGAACACCTTGGGGTGCCGGCGGTCGGCGGCGCAGTAGGTGATGCGGTGCAGCAGGTACGCGTGGCCCGGCCGGCGGGCCCCCTTCTCGCAGGGCGTCATGCGGATGCCATGAGGGCCCAGCGTCAGCGTCATCTTGGCCCCGCCGGCGCCCGCCTCGCTCTTGGCCCAGATCTTGCCCACCGCCTCCTCGGTGCAGCCCTCGCCCTTGGCGTGCAGGGTGACGGCGTTGCCCAGGTACCTCACCGTGTACGTCGGGTCCTCCTTGTTCAGCTCCACTTTCTGGCGCTTCCCGCGGAAGACGCTGCCCAGGCGCTCCAGCGGGCACTCGGGCAGCAGGTCCGGGCAGGAGCGGAGGAAGCCGGCCAGCAGCGCCGCGTAGCTCAGCCCCGGCCCCAGGCTCTTGCCTTTGCACTTACGTTCATTTTCCACCAGCACGAACTTGCTCCGGCGCCAGGGCAGCATCTCGGCTCCGCTCCGCTAATGCCGGCCTCGCTCGCAAGCAGCGGGACCACCCCCCCAAGCCCCGAAGCCGGTTTGGGGGGTGTCCCCGCACCCCCCGCGCAGGGGGTGTCGTCCCCTACCCCGGCAGCGGGACGCGGCCCCGTGTCCGATCCGGCTGCCCACGGAGGATGCGGAGCCGAGGAGCCGCCGCGTTCCGGGTGCCGCCTGCGCCTGATgctgcgggagcggcggcggctgcggggaCGCGGCTCTCCGTGGGCTGCTCCACCTCCCCGAGCACGCGGGGAGCCGCCGGTGAGCGGCCCTCGCCGGTGAGCGGCCCCCGCCGGCTCCGAGCGCGCCCGCTCCGTGCCCCGGCAGGGAGAGGAAGCCGGGGGGGAATCAAGCCCCCCATCCCCATGCAGCAGCCAGACCCTCAGCGCCGAAACCCACCGGCGTCAGGGGAAATTCCTCATTTCCCACTCGAGTGGGGGGATGATTTTGGGAGGGTCAGATGATGGCTTCTGACATCGGAACGACAGAAAGGTGGGGGTTTTCCCCCCAGATCAGTACCTTGCACAAGGATGTGTGCCAGGATTTGCAGATCCTGCAGGTTTGCtggcattttttcctccaaaccTCCCATTTGTTCCTGTTATTTCCAAGCCAGTCAGACCTccttgctgctcctctccttttGGTCTGAGCTGGCTTTTAACCTGTTGCTTTTATCTCTGGCCAAGTCCCTAGGACAGCTTCTCTCCAGGAGAAATGGAATGTTATTTCACCATGGCATAGCTcgggggggatttttggggagcACTGCATGGTTTCAGCCCTGCAGTGGAGTCTGGGGCTGCTCAGGATTCCGTGCCTTTGGCTCAAACCCTgatttccaccttttttttttttttgccacctGGACGTAAAGCAGGGAGACCCCTGGGCTTGAGGATGTTCTATTTGCTTTGGGGTTAAAAAATGGGGAGGAGAAAGGGGTAGAATAACACCATGTTCCCCCACTTTTAGTCTGCttggagaagaaaatcagaGTGGGGTGTTGCAGGGAACAGGAAGCCAtttcccagcagcttcccagatTTTCTGCAGTTTGAGTGAAGCAAATACAACCTTAAAATAGCAGCTTCACAGGCAGACAGCACCAGCCTTACTCTCTCACTGCCGCGGCCTCGACAGCCTTGTAGGATTTTGCagccaaaataataaaaaatgcatgaatttgtctgtttttttcagcttttctgatgCAAGCATGGGCTGTATGGTTTGCTCGCAGTGCAagggtggttttggggagaTGGCAATTAGGGAATTAGTGCTGATGAGGGAGATTTCTACCCATGCTAGCCTCTGTCTTTCATAATTTCTATTCTTGCTCTTGTTGACTGAGTTGAGGACTGTGTTTACTTGCTTGGTGTTTATATTGAGAGGGCAGGTGTGAACCCACCCTGGAAGCTTCTTTATTTATAGATCCCACATTattggggtttggggagagCTGTGGTGTCCCTCTACACTGGTTTGATCCCACAAGTTACCCGAGgactggttttccttttttctcccagattCTGGGGGGCAAGGGAGACTCTGCACCACATTGTATATAGGGGAAAACACCCTGGATTTGCACTtgaaagctgagaaaaagaGTTGTGGGCTGGTTCAGGGCTGCCAACCCCTCCTGTCACTCACTGCCCTGGCAAGTAGTGAGCTGTCATTGCTGGGCTCCAGAGTGAACAAGCACCCTGGCAGTGTGTGGGAGGTGGATTTCCTGGTTATCCCTTGGATAATACAGATCTCAGCATCCCAGCTTTGGTTTCTTGGGGTGCCTGTGGTGGTCTCACTGTCCCATACTCAGTTTCAGCTCCCGGAGTTTCAGCCCCATCAGAAGCCACTCCCAATCTGGATCCTGCTTCCCAGCCTCTTGTGGCTCCTCAGCAGTGACCCAGCAGCAAGATTTGATGGCAAAACCAGCAGGTAAGGtcaaaatcctcccaaaattcAACTGGACAAAAATCCCAGTGATAAAACCgtgggagctgtggcagccaTCCTTGCAGCTAGAAAATGGGGCAGGAAGCTCCTTGGGCATGGGGAAAAATAGAgaaatctttaattaaaaagcaatttgaTGATCACCTGGGAGCCCTTTACCTTGTGTGGGCTGATTCCCATGGAAGCACCAGCCAAACTGAATTTGGGCTGCAGCATGAAGGCATCTAAAATTGGGCTTTTGACCACCTATGTCTTCAGCCAGCTTCCCCTGCTGCCTGTAGTTAGAAGACCTgggaaaatactattttttatgataattttttttatgctttcaatctcattaatttatttcttttgatcTCACTGATGAGGAGCTGTTGTTCTTTCCCCCCAGGAATGATTTAAGGACATTTTCCTTTGTAGCCACAGAACCAGTTTTgaactgaggaagaaaaaaacctccaggaTGGCGGTGGAAAAATGTCCTGCCGGGACAGAGAAAGGAGGAAGTAAATAACAAAAACAggagaaattggaaaaaaatgaggcagcaggcagggagaggaagtGGGAATCCCTGAACACGGTGCTTTgggggccagggctgcccctgaGGATGCTTCCCAGAGTTCAGCTGCGTGCTGGGGCGTTATCCCGGCGTCCGGGCCAGCCTATTTTCCAGCCGAGGAAATATTTAACCGCGGCGTCagcgggcagggcaggcagctgcaggaatggaGAGAAGCGGGCAGCGCCcgctccctgctgtccccccgGGCCAGCCTCAGGGTGAccatctccagctcctgctgcgcCGCAGCCGGGAGGCCAAAAACTGCGCCTATTGCCCGTACAGCCGGTTCCCGGTGGGAGCTGCACTGCTCACCGCCGGCGGGGAGATCTTCTCGGGTAAGACGGGATCTGAGACCCCCCTGGGGAGTTTGGGGAGCCCCCAGCAAGCCTTGGGTCACATGTGGGGGTGTAGTGGGGTCATCCCGGGGTGCTGGTGTTGTGTGTCCTCCCCCGCCGCCTCTTGGCAGCAGCCATCCTGGACCGAGCCAAAGATCACAGCGGATGGGAAAATAATTAGGGGAAGCAGGGAAAATGGCTTTTCTGTGTCAATTCCCTGAGAAGAGAGGAgttggtggggtttggggtggctGATGGCGccgctgtccctgcagggtgcAATGTGGAGAATGCATGCTACAGCCTGGGGATGTGCGCTGAGCGCGGTGCCATCCAAAAAGCCATCTCCGAGGGGCACACCAGCTTCAAGGCCATGGCCATCGCCAGGTGAGGATACTCCAAGAGCTGGAGTGGtgagggatggggtggggaACCAGCAGGGGAACCCCCACTGCTCCTCAGGGACAGCTTCTTTTGCAGCAGCCCCATCGTTTGGGGAGGGAAATAAACTTTTTGCATAGTGTTTTTGGAGGAATTGGGGGGCAAGTCTGTTGTGGCTCTGTAGATATCGGGGCATGAAGGTCTTCTGCAGGTGTTCTCCCTTCCTCTGACCTCAGGACTCTGTGCCCTTCTCCTTTGGCAGTGACATGAGGGACCACTTCATCACACCTTGTGGCGCCTGCAGACAAGTGATGAGAGAGGTGACAGCTCACGTGGGGCTCTGTGGCTCATTCCCTGATCCCAGACACCATCCCCTGACCCCAGGCCTCTCCCCCTAAAACACCTGGAGGTTCCAAGGAGGGTGCAAACCCCCCCAtcctcagccccagggctggctccaggctCCTCAGATTTCATTGTCTCCTGGCAAAGGGGTATTCCAGCTCTGGGTGGGTGTTCACGGGGAATTCATTAGCTTGCCTTCCAGGGGCAGGGTTTTGCTCTTGACTTCTTGCTGTGGCAAGCCTTCGAGGGGGGGTTTCCTGCAAAAGCTGAGCTTCCCACAGATCCTGTCCAGCTCGcatctccctcctcctgggAATCCCAGACCCTACACCCTGTTTT is a window of Motacilla alba alba isolate MOTALB_02 chromosome 21, Motacilla_alba_V1.0_pri, whole genome shotgun sequence DNA encoding:
- the FAM43B gene encoding protein FAM43B, coding for MLPWRRSKFVLVENERKCKGKSLGPGLSYAALLAGFLRSCPDLLPECPLERLGSVFRGKRQKVELNKEDPTYTVRYLGNAVTLHAKGEGCTEEAVGKIWAKSEAGAGGAKMTLTLGPHGIRMTPCEKGARRPGHAYLLHRITYCAADRRHPKVFAWVYRHQVKNKAVVLRCHAVLVSKADKARAMALLLYQTSASAFNEFKRLKRQSDFRHVQQQLLGDAIVPLVPLRRLLNAKCPYRPPAERARCAPRLSSILEEEEEEAFGAGTPLGDPERAAVLRLASDMRGCSLRGPRAAAC
- the CDA gene encoding cytidine deaminase; translation: MERSGQRPLPAVPPGQPQGDHLQLLLRRSREAKNCAYCPYSRFPVGAALLTAGGEIFSGCNVENACYSLGMCAERGAIQKAISEGHTSFKAMAIASDMRDHFITPCGACRQVMREFGTDWDVYLTKADGTYIVKRLEELLPLSFGPEDLKKV